A stretch of the Arachis stenosperma cultivar V10309 chromosome 6, arast.V10309.gnm1.PFL2, whole genome shotgun sequence genome encodes the following:
- the LOC130936001 gene encoding cytochrome P450 CYP94D108-like: MESLLLFLSLFIFIFIYIRHFYTTKTQPFKTYPLVGSLPDFILNRHRFLDWSTNILRHSSTQTAVFYRPGTVHGVITANPDNVQYILKTNFHNYPKGNRFLFLLHDFLGHGIFNSDGFLWKLQRKTASYEFNTKSLRNFAIQNVTVEIQTRLIPLLQRASETETVLDLQDVLERFAFDNVCKLAFNVDPACLGGRSAARSGDGFMQAFEDAATLSSGRFMSAFHWLWRIKRFLNVGNEKRLKESISTVHAFADEIIRSRMEAKGPTNTDVDLLSRFMAAEDNSPEFLRDIVISVILAGRDTTSSALSWFFWILSSRPDVKEKIIKEIKSVREKCVYAEAVFGYEELKDMNYLMAAISEAMRLYPPVPVDFKNCLNDDVFPDGTVIKRNWFIMYHTYAMGRMESIWGKDCTEYKPERWFDFDEDGNEVWRSESPFRYPVFHAGPRMCLGKDMAYIQMKSIVASVLERFEIDAVDKDTCPEHLIALTLRMKGGLPVRVRVRA; the protein is encoded by the coding sequence ATGGAATCCCTTCTACTTTTCCTCTCTCTgttcattttcatcttcatCTACATTCGTCATTTCTACACCACCAAGACACAACCCTTCAAAACCTACCCTCTCGTAGGTTCACTCCCTGACTTCATCCTCAATCGCCACCGCTTCCTCGACTGGTCCACCAACATCCTCCGCCACTCCTCCACCCAAACCGCCGTTTTCTACCGCCCCGGCACCGTCCACGGCGTCATAACCGCCAATCCCGACAACGTCCAGTACATTCTCAAGACTAATTTCCATAACTATCCCAAGGGCAACCGCTTCCTTTTCCTCCTCCACGATTTTCTTGGCCATGGAATCTTCAACTCCGACGGATTCCTCTGGAAACTTCAACGCAAAACCGCAAGCTACGAATTCAACACCAAATCGCTTCGAAACTTCGCCATCCAGAACGTCACCGTCGAGATCCAAACGAGGCTCATTCCCTTGCTTCAAAGAGCGTCGGAGACAGAAACCGTTCTCGATTTGCAGGACGTTCTTGAACGGTTCGCCTTCGATAACGTCTGCAAGCTCGCTTTCAACGTTGATCCTGCATGCCTCGGCGGCAGATCCGCCGCCCGCTCCGGCGACGGTTTTATGCAGGCCTTCGAGGACGCGGCGACGCTGAGCTCGGGGAGGTTCATGAGCGCGTTTCACTGGTTATGGAGAATCAAGAGGTTCCTCAACGTTGGAAACGAAAAGAGGCTTAAAGAATCGATCTCCACCGTACACGCGTTCGCCGATGAGATCATAAGGTCCAGGATGGAAGCCAAGGGCCCCACTAACACTGACGTGGACTTACTATCGCGGTTCATGGCCGCAGAGGATAACTCCCCAGAATTTCTCCGCGATATCGTTATAAGCGTGATTCTGGCGGGGCGCGATACGACGTCGTCCGCCCTGAGCTGGTTCTTTTGGATTCTCTCTTCGAGGCCTGACGTCAAAGAAAAAATTATCAAAGAAATCAAAAGCGTTCGCGAAAAGTGCGTTTACGCGGAAGCGGTGTTTGGGTACGAAGAGCTGAAGGATATGAACTACTTGATGGCGGCGATTTCGGAGGCAATGAGATTGTACCCGCCAGTGCCGGTTGACTTCAAGAACTGCTTAAACGACGACGTTTTTCCGGATGGGACGGTGATAAAGAGGAATTGGTTTATAATGTATCATACTTACGCAATGGGGAGGATGGAGAGTATCTGGGGTAAGGACTGTACGGAATATAAGCCCGAAAGGTGGTTTGATTTTGATGAGGATGGTAATGAAGTGTGGAGAAGTGAAAGCCCGTTCCGGTATCCGGTATTTCACGCTGGACCGAGGATGTGTTTGGGCAAGGATATGGCTTATATTCAGATGAAGTCCATTGTGGCTTCTGTTTTGGAGAGGTTTGAGATTGATGCTGTGGATAAGGACACGTGTCCTGAGCACCTTATTGCTTTGACTTTGAGGATGAAAGGGGGGTTGCCTGTGAGAGTGAGAGTGAGGGCATGA